A genomic window from Triticum urartu cultivar G1812 chromosome 7, Tu2.1, whole genome shotgun sequence includes:
- the LOC125518595 gene encoding uncharacterized protein LOC125518595, whose protein sequence is MKIRRTEWRIRLCSIRQHVGIPSTNLIFGEGPRYPVYHSLYDDFVRVEKFADPGFSRHVAAASRCSINDNSAALLVFLSSTALHATMPPPPHYTESLSEEKFHLMNEHEEVLM, encoded by the exons ATGAAGATTCGACGAACAGAATGGAGGATCAGACTATGCAGCATTCGTCAACATGTTGGCATTCCATCCACCAACTTGATATTTGGAGAAG GGCCAAGATATCCTGTTTACCACTCTTTATACGATGATTTTGTAAGGGTGGAGAAGTTCGCGGACCCTGGGTTCTCTAGGCATGTCGCAG CTGCTAGCCGCTGCAGCATCAACGACAACAGCGCGGCGCTCCTGGTGTTCCTCTCCTCTACTGCCTTGCATGCTACAATGCCACCGCCTCCTCACTATACAGAAAGTTTGAGTGAGGAAAAATTCCATCTCATGAACGAACATGAAGAAGTTCTAATGTGA